In Longimicrobium sp., the following are encoded in one genomic region:
- a CDS encoding MDR/zinc-dependent alcohol dehydrogenase-like family protein, which produces MTIQDETITATMRAVRLTGPGRISVDEVAVPEPGPGQVRIRLEGCGVCASNLTPWSGPDWMKFPTDPGGMGHEGWGVVDAVGEGVHEFAVGDRVAALSYNSYAEYDVADASATVKLPASLDGQPFPGEPLGCAMNIFRRSDIQAGQTVAIVGIGFLGALLTRLAKDAGARVIAISRRPFSLDVARQMGADETIAMDDHWAIIEKVKELTGGVLADRVIEAVGKQWPLDLAAEITKERGRLIIAGYHQDGPRQVNMQMWNWRGLDVINAHERDPAVYIEGIRLAVDAVASGRLDPTPLYTHTFALDQLDDALNATRDRPDGFLKALVRTDG; this is translated from the coding sequence ATGACGATTCAAGACGAGACCATCACCGCGACCATGCGCGCGGTGCGGCTGACCGGCCCGGGCCGGATTTCGGTGGACGAGGTGGCGGTTCCCGAGCCGGGACCCGGGCAGGTGCGGATTCGCCTGGAGGGATGCGGCGTCTGCGCCAGCAACCTGACGCCGTGGTCCGGCCCCGACTGGATGAAGTTTCCCACCGACCCCGGCGGCATGGGGCACGAGGGGTGGGGCGTGGTGGACGCGGTGGGCGAGGGCGTGCACGAGTTCGCCGTCGGTGACCGCGTGGCGGCGCTCTCGTACAACTCGTACGCCGAGTACGACGTGGCCGACGCCTCCGCCACCGTCAAGCTCCCCGCGTCGCTGGACGGCCAGCCGTTCCCTGGCGAGCCGCTGGGGTGCGCCATGAACATCTTCCGCCGCAGCGACATCCAGGCGGGGCAGACGGTGGCCATCGTGGGCATCGGCTTTCTGGGCGCGCTTCTCACGCGGCTCGCCAAGGACGCGGGCGCGCGGGTGATCGCCATCAGCCGCCGTCCCTTCTCACTTGACGTCGCCCGGCAGATGGGCGCGGACGAGACGATCGCCATGGACGACCACTGGGCGATCATCGAAAAGGTGAAGGAGCTGACGGGCGGCGTGCTGGCCGACCGGGTGATCGAGGCGGTGGGCAAGCAGTGGCCGCTGGACCTGGCGGCGGAGATCACCAAGGAGCGGGGCCGGCTGATCATCGCGGGCTATCACCAGGACGGGCCGCGGCAGGTGAACATGCAGATGTGGAACTGGCGTGGCCTGGACGTGATCAACGCCCACGAGCGCGACCCGGCGGTGTACATCGAGGGCATCCGCCTGGCGGTGGACGCGGTCGCCTCGGGGCGGCTGGACCCCACACCGCTGTACACGCACACGTTCGCGCTCGACCAGCTGGATGACGCGCTGAACGCCACGCGCGACCGCCCGGACGGGTTTCTCAAAGCTTTGGTGCGCACTGATGGTTGA
- a CDS encoding glycosyltransferase family 4 protein, whose product MKILLTTDTVGGVWDHTVTLARELDAAGHEVLVAAIGEPRDERLAALPPGVQVVWRPYKLEWMADAQADVRAAGEWLSSLCTLCAADVVHLNQVAYAVHPFSAPVLVAVHSDVLSWFTEVEGKEAPAAEWSAYREWLRAGLLAADAIVVPTAYQGHLVTRHYGVPAPRVIHNGTHLAPDEPAPRPDALVLTVGRLWDAGKGVDVLDAAAGVLGPDGPPVHVIGETVAHGDAYQPRHVVSHGRVERAQVDEWMRRASIYAAPSRYEPFGLAPLEAALHGCALVLSDIGSFRELWDGCAEFFPVGDAAGLAEAIRRLAGNPRLRERLATGARTRAARRYTAARMAGEYIELYHELARGGEAKRRRADALAAAS is encoded by the coding sequence ATGAAGATCCTGCTCACCACCGACACCGTCGGCGGGGTGTGGGACCACACGGTCACCCTGGCCCGCGAGCTGGACGCGGCCGGGCACGAGGTGCTGGTGGCGGCCATCGGCGAGCCGCGCGACGAGCGGCTGGCCGCCCTCCCCCCCGGCGTGCAGGTGGTGTGGCGGCCGTACAAGCTGGAGTGGATGGCCGATGCGCAGGCGGACGTCCGCGCCGCGGGCGAGTGGCTGAGCAGCCTGTGCACGCTCTGCGCGGCCGACGTGGTACACCTGAACCAGGTCGCCTACGCGGTCCATCCGTTCAGCGCGCCCGTGCTGGTCGCCGTGCACAGCGACGTGCTTTCGTGGTTCACCGAGGTGGAGGGCAAAGAGGCGCCCGCCGCGGAGTGGAGCGCCTACCGCGAGTGGCTGCGCGCGGGCCTGCTGGCCGCGGACGCCATCGTCGTACCCACGGCATACCAGGGCCACCTGGTGACGCGTCACTACGGGGTGCCCGCGCCCCGGGTGATCCACAACGGCACCCACCTCGCCCCGGACGAGCCCGCGCCCCGCCCCGATGCGCTGGTGCTGACCGTCGGCAGGCTGTGGGACGCGGGCAAGGGCGTGGACGTGCTGGATGCCGCGGCCGGGGTGCTGGGGCCGGACGGGCCGCCGGTGCACGTGATCGGCGAGACCGTCGCTCATGGCGACGCGTACCAGCCGCGCCACGTGGTCTCGCACGGCCGCGTGGAGCGCGCGCAGGTGGACGAGTGGATGCGCCGCGCCTCCATCTACGCCGCCCCCAGCCGCTACGAGCCGTTCGGCCTGGCGCCCCTGGAGGCCGCGCTGCACGGGTGCGCGCTGGTGCTGAGCGACATCGGCAGCTTCCGCGAGCTGTGGGACGGCTGCGCGGAGTTCTTTCCCGTCGGCGACGCGGCGGGGCTCGCGGAGGCCATCCGCCGGCTGGCAGGCAATCCCAGGCTCCGCGAGCGGCTGGCGACCGGCGCGCGCACCCGCGCCGCGCGGCGCTATACGGCCGCGCGCATGGCGGGCGAATACATCGAACTCTATCACGAGTTGGCGCGCGGCGGCGAGGCGAAACGCCGCCGCGCCGACGCGCTGGCTGCGGCATCATGA
- a CDS encoding NAD-dependent epimerase/dehydratase family protein: protein MSARRVLVTGGAGFVGSHLVDALLARGDRVRIFDNLDPQVHPEGRRPHWVPSDAEFVQGDMRNADQVLASLADIDVVYHLAAAVGVGQSMYQIADYTAVNTMGTAHLLQALVDDRNGPKKLQVGKLIVASSMSIYGEGRYGRPDGAAPRGTLRPADQLRAQQWEPRDVDGTELRPLPTDEGKPLDPTSIYALTKADQEKMVLQIGAAYGIPSVALRFFNIYGPRQALSNPYTGVAAIFSARLLNGQPPLIFEDGGQRRDFVSVHDIVQALLLAADEEAAAGQAFNVGSGRGVSVREVAETLARVLGSDVQAQVTGKYRVGDIRHCFSDISLAREVLGYEPRVTFEQGMEELVAWLQEQDRPQDGVEAHAAELAARGLTL from the coding sequence GTGTCGGCTCGGAGAGTGCTGGTGACGGGAGGGGCGGGGTTCGTGGGCAGCCACCTGGTAGACGCGCTGCTGGCGCGCGGCGACCGGGTGCGCATCTTCGACAACCTCGATCCGCAGGTTCACCCCGAGGGGCGTCGGCCGCACTGGGTGCCCTCCGACGCCGAGTTCGTCCAGGGCGACATGCGCAACGCCGATCAGGTGCTCGCCAGCCTGGCCGACATCGACGTGGTCTACCACCTGGCCGCGGCGGTGGGCGTGGGCCAGTCGATGTACCAGATCGCCGACTACACCGCCGTCAACACCATGGGCACCGCGCACCTGCTGCAGGCCCTGGTGGACGACCGGAACGGCCCGAAGAAGCTCCAGGTGGGCAAGCTGATCGTGGCCTCGTCCATGTCCATCTACGGCGAGGGCCGCTACGGGCGCCCCGACGGCGCCGCGCCGCGCGGTACCCTGCGCCCCGCCGACCAGCTGCGCGCCCAGCAGTGGGAGCCGCGCGACGTGGACGGCACCGAGCTGCGGCCCCTGCCCACCGATGAGGGCAAGCCGCTGGACCCCACCAGCATCTACGCGCTCACCAAGGCCGACCAGGAAAAGATGGTCCTGCAGATCGGCGCGGCGTACGGCATTCCCTCGGTGGCGCTCCGCTTCTTCAACATCTATGGCCCGCGCCAGGCGCTTTCCAACCCGTACACCGGGGTGGCCGCCATCTTCAGCGCGCGCCTGCTGAACGGGCAGCCGCCGCTGATCTTCGAGGATGGCGGGCAGAGGCGCGACTTCGTTTCCGTGCACGACATCGTGCAGGCGCTGCTGCTGGCGGCGGACGAAGAGGCCGCGGCGGGCCAGGCCTTCAACGTGGGCTCGGGGCGCGGCGTGAGCGTGCGCGAGGTGGCGGAAACGCTGGCCCGCGTGCTGGGGAGCGACGTCCAGGCGCAGGTGACGGGCAAGTACCGCGTCGGCGACATCCGGCACTGCTTCTCCGACATCTCCCTTGCCCGCGAGGTGCTGGGATACGAGCCCAGGGTGACGTTCGAGCAGGGGATGGAAGAGCTGGTGGCCTGGCTGCAGGAGCAGGACCGCCCGCAGGACGGGGTGGAAGCCCACGCGGCCGAGCTGGCCGCCCGCGGACTTACGCTGTGA
- a CDS encoding SDR family NAD(P)-dependent oxidoreductase, with protein MKGTRDHILITGGAGFVGSNLAHALLRDGERVIVADNFSRAGVRLNAEWLRAQHGDRVRIEQVDVRDAARIGALVKQSKQVFHLAAQVAVTTSLQDPLDDLQTNILGTFNVLEAARAMKSGAPPVLFTSTNKVYGGMDEVKVELAGDAYRYADRRAGVGEDARLDFHSPYGCSKGAADQYVHDYARIYGLPTVVFRMSCIYGTRQFGTEDQGWVAHFGRALFGREPITIYGDGCQVRDILWIDDLVEAMRLAMGRIDTVAGQVFNVGGGAANAVTVRGVIDRLIQITGRSVPVRMADWRPGDQRIYVSDNAKLERVLGWKPRTSWKAGLENLVGWLREADLMSPVPSLAAEADEALLAQAAAVP; from the coding sequence ATGAAGGGAACGCGTGACCACATCCTGATCACGGGCGGCGCGGGCTTCGTCGGCAGCAACCTGGCGCACGCGCTGCTGCGCGACGGCGAGCGGGTGATCGTGGCCGACAACTTCTCCCGTGCCGGGGTGCGGCTGAACGCCGAGTGGCTGCGCGCCCAGCACGGCGACCGCGTACGCATCGAGCAGGTGGACGTGCGCGACGCCGCCCGCATCGGCGCCCTCGTCAAGCAGAGCAAGCAGGTGTTCCACCTGGCCGCACAGGTGGCGGTCACCACCTCGCTCCAGGACCCGCTCGACGACCTGCAGACCAACATCCTGGGCACCTTCAACGTGCTCGAGGCGGCCCGCGCCATGAAGAGCGGGGCGCCCCCCGTTCTCTTCACCAGCACCAACAAGGTGTACGGGGGGATGGACGAGGTGAAGGTGGAGCTGGCGGGCGACGCCTACCGCTACGCCGACCGGCGCGCCGGCGTGGGCGAGGACGCGCGGCTGGACTTTCACTCGCCCTACGGCTGCAGCAAGGGCGCGGCCGACCAGTACGTGCACGACTACGCCCGCATCTACGGGCTGCCCACGGTGGTCTTCCGGATGAGCTGCATCTACGGAACCCGCCAGTTCGGCACCGAGGACCAGGGGTGGGTGGCGCACTTCGGGCGCGCGCTCTTCGGACGCGAGCCCATCACCATCTACGGCGACGGCTGCCAGGTGCGCGACATCCTGTGGATCGACGACCTGGTCGAGGCCATGCGCCTGGCCATGGGGCGCATCGACACGGTGGCCGGCCAGGTGTTCAACGTGGGCGGCGGCGCGGCCAACGCGGTGACGGTGCGCGGGGTGATCGACCGCCTGATCCAGATCACCGGCCGCTCCGTTCCCGTGCGCATGGCCGACTGGCGCCCCGGCGACCAGCGAATCTACGTGAGCGACAACGCCAAGCTGGAGCGGGTGCTGGGGTGGAAGCCGCGCACCTCGTGGAAGGCCGGGCTGGAGAACCTGGTCGGCTGGCTGCGCGAGGCCGACCTGATGTCTCCCGTACCCAGCCTTGCCGCCGAAGCCGACGAGGCGCTGCTGGCGCAGGCCGCCGCGGTGCCCTGA
- a CDS encoding Gfo/Idh/MocA family oxidoreductase encodes MGVGWIGRNRMEAIVNAGFGRVAAVADTSPEMIAAAKETAPDAEVVDGLDALLAMNLDGIVIATPSAMHAEQSIRALNAGVSVFCQKPLGRTADEVRAVVDAARAADRLLAVDLSYRFTEGMRAIRERIDRGELGKVYAVDLVFHNAYGPDKPWFYDPALSGGGCVMDLGVHLVDLALWTLGFPAAENVRSRLFAGGEPLGAAADRCEDYASATVDLADGTTVQLACSWKLSAGQDAVIGASFYGTGGGAALRNVNGSFYDFTAEAYHGTSRETLATPPDEWGGRAAVDWARRLSEGARFDPEAERLVDVAAVLGRIYGR; translated from the coding sequence CTGGGTGTCGGCTGGATCGGGCGGAATCGCATGGAGGCCATCGTCAACGCCGGCTTCGGGCGCGTCGCCGCGGTGGCAGACACGTCCCCGGAAATGATCGCCGCCGCGAAGGAGACGGCGCCGGACGCGGAGGTGGTGGACGGGCTGGATGCGCTGCTGGCGATGAACCTGGACGGCATCGTCATCGCCACGCCCAGCGCCATGCACGCCGAGCAGTCCATCCGCGCGCTGAACGCCGGCGTCTCCGTGTTCTGCCAGAAGCCGCTGGGGCGCACGGCGGACGAGGTCCGCGCCGTGGTCGACGCGGCGCGCGCGGCGGACCGCCTGCTGGCCGTCGACCTCTCCTACCGCTTCACGGAGGGGATGCGCGCCATTCGCGAGCGCATCGATCGCGGCGAGTTGGGCAAGGTGTACGCGGTGGACCTCGTCTTCCACAACGCCTACGGCCCCGACAAGCCCTGGTTCTACGATCCCGCCCTTTCCGGCGGCGGCTGCGTAATGGACCTGGGCGTGCACCTCGTCGATCTCGCCCTGTGGACGCTGGGCTTTCCCGCGGCGGAGAACGTCCGCTCGCGCCTCTTCGCGGGCGGCGAGCCGCTGGGCGCCGCGGCGGACCGGTGCGAAGACTACGCGTCGGCGACGGTGGACCTGGCGGACGGGACGACGGTGCAGCTGGCCTGCTCGTGGAAGCTCTCCGCCGGACAGGACGCGGTGATCGGCGCCTCGTTCTACGGCACGGGCGGCGGCGCGGCGCTCAGGAACGTCAACGGCTCGTTCTACGACTTCACCGCCGAGGCGTATCATGGCACCTCCCGCGAAACGCTGGCGACCCCGCCGGACGAGTGGGGCGGCCGCGCGGCGGTGGACTGGGCGCGGCGCCTGTCCGAGGGCGCGCGCTTCGATCCCGAGGCCGAGCGGCTGGTGGACGTGGCCGCCGTCCTGGGCCGCATCTACGGTCGATGA